In a single window of the Desulfobacterales bacterium genome:
- the nrfD gene encoding polysulfide reductase NrfD, with translation MDSTLIPKGVKRCPIGQFAMGLGPVSVILLWGVFAMLLVWIKGLNQTNMNDNYGFALWIWADLAIIALGGGAFFTGFLRYIIGKDELKNIINYAVLVGFVCYVSAQMILGMDVGQPLRGWFIFWHANVHSMLTEVAFCLTAYLGVLIIEYVPLILENRQIDKVPFFHNLGHNMHEIMVVFAATGAFLSFFHQGSLGGVSGVLFGRPFGYREGIFIWPWTFFLFTWSAAAGGPCFTILVTKITEAITRKKLVKDNVIELLAKISGWMLATYIIAKIIDTIYWATVTAPSLGFSFKFFYSNNAFYGFWILMLEIILGGIIPAAILITDKWRKNPGLFITAIVLAVIGVCVNRWVMVLQVLAVPVMPFDSWTMYIPSWQEVATTLLPIMGGIILISLSYRYLPIFPQEKELNPLD, from the coding sequence ATGGATTCCACATTAATACCCAAAGGCGTAAAACGTTGTCCGATCGGGCAATTTGCTATGGGGCTCGGCCCGGTGAGCGTCATTTTGTTGTGGGGCGTTTTTGCCATGCTGCTGGTGTGGATAAAGGGGCTTAATCAGACCAACATGAATGACAATTACGGGTTTGCGCTGTGGATATGGGCGGACCTGGCGATTATTGCCCTGGGCGGCGGCGCTTTTTTTACCGGGTTTTTAAGATATATCATCGGTAAGGACGAGCTTAAGAATATTATCAATTACGCCGTCTTGGTCGGTTTCGTATGTTATGTTTCCGCCCAGATGATTCTCGGCATGGATGTGGGGCAGCCTTTGAGGGGCTGGTTTATATTCTGGCACGCAAATGTCCATTCCATGCTGACGGAAGTCGCCTTCTGTCTGACCGCCTATCTGGGCGTGCTTATCATCGAATACGTTCCACTGATCCTGGAGAACCGCCAGATCGACAAGGTCCCGTTTTTTCACAACCTGGGCCACAACATGCATGAAATCATGGTTGTCTTTGCCGCCACCGGCGCTTTTCTGTCTTTCTTTCACCAGGGCTCTTTAGGGGGTGTTTCCGGTGTTCTTTTTGGACGCCCGTTTGGCTATCGAGAAGGCATCTTTATCTGGCCCTGGACTTTTTTTCTGTTTACCTGGTCGGCCGCCGCCGGTGGGCCCTGTTTTACGATCCTGGTCACCAAAATCACTGAAGCCATCACCCGAAAGAAACTGGTGAAAGACAACGTGATTGAACTGCTGGCAAAAATATCCGGCTGGATGCTGGCAACCTATATTATTGCTAAAATAATTGACACCATCTACTGGGCCACCGTTACAGCGCCGTCTTTGGGGTTTTCATTTAAGTTCTTCTATTCAAACAACGCTTTTTACGGGTTTTGGATTCTGATGCTCGAAATTATTCTCGGTGGAATTATACCGGCGGCTATTTTAATTACCGATAAATGGCGCAAAAACCCCGGTCTTTTTATAACTGCCATTGTCCTGGCAGTGATCGGAGTTTGCGTTAACCGCTGGGTGATGGTCCTGCAGGTGCTGGCGGTACCGGTTATGCCCTTTGACAGCTGGACGATGTATATTCCCAGCTGGCAGGAAGTCGCGACCACCCTGTTGCC
- a CDS encoding 4Fe-4S dicluster domain-containing protein, which translates to MKEEGKGKNANKFGMAIDLDKCTGCGSCMVACMAENNVPFKADESNKLDSITWMRVYKLTNGKPFPNADICYLPRPCMHCGGKGDHGHSPCVSVCPATATDYSMETGIVSQIYTRCFGCRYCMAACPYHARYFNWWDPVWPAGMEKYLSPNVSARMRGVVEKCSFCFHRYQLAKDRSFVEGRREVKEDEYQTACTQACPAGAITFGDLNNPDHRIHQLVKPDPRHGGRPQNPTAFRLLERLQTNPKVYYISSKEWVRRAGDNSIKKEST; encoded by the coding sequence ATGAAAGAAGAAGGCAAGGGCAAAAACGCTAATAAGTTTGGGATGGCAATCGATCTGGACAAATGCACCGGGTGCGGATCCTGCATGGTGGCCTGCATGGCCGAAAACAACGTGCCGTTTAAAGCCGATGAATCCAATAAGCTTGACAGCATCACCTGGATGCGGGTTTACAAGCTTACAAACGGCAAACCTTTCCCGAACGCAGATATCTGCTACCTGCCGCGCCCGTGTATGCACTGCGGCGGCAAGGGGGACCACGGCCATTCCCCCTGCGTGTCGGTGTGCCCGGCAACCGCAACGGACTACAGCATGGAAACCGGCATCGTCAGCCAGATTTATACCCGCTGCTTCGGATGCCGGTACTGCATGGCCGCCTGTCCCTACCATGCCCGCTATTTTAACTGGTGGGATCCGGTCTGGCCTGCCGGTATGGAAAAATACCTGAGCCCGAACGTTTCCGCACGCATGCGGGGTGTGGTTGAAAAGTGCAGTTTCTGTTTCCACCGCTACCAACTGGCCAAAGACCGGTCATTTGTGGAAGGGCGGCGAGAAGTTAAAGAGGATGAATATCAGACCGCCTGCACCCAGGCCTGTCCGGCGGGCGCCATCACGTTCGGGGATTTGAATAATCCGGATCATCGCATTCATCAACTGGTCAAACCGGATCCCCGTCATGGGGGTCGCCCGCAAAACCCCACGGCTTTCCGTTTGCTTGAAAGACTTCAAACCAACCCGAAGGTCTATTATATTTCAAGCAAGGAATGGGTCCGCCGGGCCGGAGATAATAGTATTAAAAAAGAAAGTACATAA
- a CDS encoding molybdopterin-dependent oxidoreductase has translation MKIDRRSFLSFVIGGAAGTALSPLPYKLTDDLSIWSQNWPWTPVPPDGEVSYVNSTCTLCPGGCGISVRKVDHRAVKIEGMKGHPINDGGICLLGLSGLQLLYGPTRVQQPLQRVGRRGEGRWRAISWPDAISQVVAKMRELRSDNKPHTVGCILGSDRGTVPLLFERLLTAYGSPNLMRTPSSLDSYELVLHVMQGVQAMAGFDLENATFVLSFGSGLIDGWGSPVRMSRANSAWRQNNAKVIQVEPRLSNTAAKADQWLAIHPGTEAALALGMAHVIIKESLYHKEFVENNAFGFSDWRDGKGQSRMGFKQLVLEAYGPDKVSQITGIKADEIESLARGFARAARPLAICGRGRGTTPGSTGEFMAVHALNALVGNINRPGGVWALPEPDYISWPEFEMDNVAAQGMQRGSIDGAGSQSYPFTRSLLNRLPEVLNAGGDYGLQMLMVHGANPCYTLPDSKTVLTAFNKIPFVVSFSSYMDETAKNSDLILPNHMYLERYEDVPAPSGLSKPFIGFTRPVVPPQFNTRHTGDVVIQIARALSGTVGRAFLWGSYEECLKKTLAGKWQALEDEGFQHQPAFKPPAGPKAFETVSRKLEFFSTAIHAEKKEDLVALPHFSPVEPEGDKSTYPLVLIPYDTMRLAAGFIGTPPFMIKTVEDTVLKGAHVLVEVNPETAKGFGLSEGKTAVLTTPKGQITVNIHLFDGILPGVVAMPRGLGHSAYDKYLAGKGFNFNEVIGPAPDPVSGLDAAWGIRARLHKV, from the coding sequence ATGAAAATAGATAGAAGAAGTTTTCTGTCGTTTGTAATTGGTGGGGCTGCCGGAACGGCTCTTTCTCCTTTGCCCTATAAGCTGACAGACGATCTTTCGATATGGTCACAGAATTGGCCGTGGACGCCGGTTCCGCCGGACGGGGAAGTAAGTTATGTGAATTCCACCTGCACCCTTTGCCCCGGCGGGTGCGGCATATCGGTTCGCAAGGTAGACCACCGTGCGGTTAAGATAGAAGGCATGAAAGGGCACCCGATCAATGACGGCGGCATCTGCCTGCTGGGCCTGTCCGGGCTCCAGTTGCTCTATGGACCCACCCGGGTTCAGCAACCCTTGCAACGCGTGGGCCGGCGGGGGGAAGGACGCTGGCGTGCCATTTCATGGCCGGACGCGATTTCACAAGTTGTCGCAAAAATGCGTGAACTCAGATCCGATAATAAACCCCATACCGTCGGCTGCATCCTGGGGTCGGACCGCGGGACCGTGCCGCTATTATTTGAGCGGCTCTTGACGGCCTACGGTTCACCCAACCTGATGCGAACGCCCTCCTCTTTGGATTCCTATGAGCTTGTGCTCCATGTCATGCAGGGGGTCCAGGCCATGGCGGGCTTTGATCTGGAAAACGCCACGTTTGTGTTAAGTTTCGGCAGCGGATTGATTGACGGGTGGGGTTCACCGGTGCGCATGTCCCGGGCAAACAGCGCCTGGCGCCAAAATAATGCCAAAGTCATACAGGTTGAACCGCGGTTGTCCAACACGGCCGCCAAAGCGGACCAGTGGCTTGCGATCCATCCGGGCACCGAAGCGGCGCTGGCCTTGGGGATGGCGCATGTGATCATCAAAGAATCGCTGTATCATAAAGAATTTGTTGAAAATAATGCTTTTGGTTTTTCCGATTGGCGCGACGGCAAGGGACAATCCCGTATGGGGTTTAAACAGTTGGTTCTTGAGGCGTATGGCCCGGACAAGGTGTCCCAGATTACCGGGATAAAGGCCGATGAGATCGAATCCCTGGCCCGCGGTTTTGCCCGGGCCGCCCGGCCCCTGGCAATCTGCGGCCGGGGCCGCGGCACGACCCCCGGGAGCACCGGCGAGTTTATGGCGGTACACGCCCTGAATGCGCTGGTGGGCAATATCAACAGGCCCGGCGGGGTATGGGCGCTGCCGGAACCGGACTACATCAGCTGGCCGGAATTTGAAATGGACAATGTTGCGGCCCAGGGGATGCAGCGCGGTTCCATCGACGGGGCCGGCAGCCAGTCGTATCCCTTTACCCGTTCTCTGCTGAACCGGTTGCCGGAAGTATTGAATGCCGGCGGTGATTATGGTCTCCAGATGCTGATGGTCCACGGGGCCAACCCCTGCTATACGCTGCCGGACAGTAAAACCGTTCTAACGGCGTTTAACAAGATCCCCTTTGTGGTCAGCTTTTCCTCCTATATGGACGAAACAGCCAAAAACTCAGACCTGATCCTGCCGAATCACATGTATCTGGAACGATATGAAGATGTGCCGGCACCGTCCGGCCTGTCGAAGCCGTTTATCGGTTTTACCCGGCCGGTGGTCCCGCCTCAGTTTAACACCCGCCACACGGGCGATGTTGTAATTCAAATTGCCAGAGCGTTGAGCGGCACGGTCGGCCGGGCGTTTCTCTGGGGCAGCTATGAAGAGTGCCTGAAAAAAACCTTAGCCGGCAAATGGCAGGCATTGGAAGACGAAGGTTTCCAGCATCAACCGGCGTTTAAACCACCGGCCGGCCCAAAAGCGTTTGAAACGGTTTCCCGGAAGCTTGAATTCTTTAGCACGGCCATCCATGCAGAAAAAAAAGAAGATCTTGTCGCACTGCCGCATTTCAGTCCGGTTGAACCCGAAGGGGATAAATCCACATACCCCCTGGTGCTGATACCGTACGATACCATGCGCCTGGCGGCCGGTTTTATCGGCACGCCGCCTTTCATGATCAAGACGGTGGAGGATACGGTGTTAAAGGGCGCGCATGTACTGGTTGAAGTGAATCCGGAAACCGCCAAAGGGTTCGGCCTTTCCGAAGGCAAAACCGCTGTGCTGACAACACCCAAGGGTCAGATAACCGTCAATATTCATCTCTTCGACGGCATTCTACCGGGGGTTGTGGCCATGCCGAGGGGTCTGGGACACAGCGCTTATGACAAGTATCTGGCGGGCAAGGGATTTAATTTCAATGAGGTGATCGGTCCGGCGCCGGATCCGGTTTCCGGGCTGGATGCCGCCTGGGGAATTCGCGCCAGGTTGCATAAGGTTTGA
- a CDS encoding cytochrome c3 family protein, whose amino-acid sequence MNTIDDKATEAAEPAGGGDSVSIDDPADPAVSNGAEKDHQAPLSQSAGPVILFFLLGLAASLVVGWGVFPKLLYSQKKQPFNFDHALHVEVVDAGCESCHFFRDDGSFSGVPKLEQCTGCHEEQQGESADEKTFVTEYVAKGVEVPWLIYSRQPDSVFFTHAAHVKTAKMECVICHGPIGESEQSRVYEENRITGYSRDIWGKNIAGLKKNSWDRMKMDDCAECHAGQMDATESEAAKSSLGRLFTNVVSIPFPNSTKTGRKSSVQTDREACFVCHK is encoded by the coding sequence ATGAACACAATCGATGACAAGGCCACAGAAGCGGCTGAGCCAGCAGGCGGCGGCGACAGCGTTTCGATTGATGACCCTGCCGACCCTGCGGTTTCCAACGGGGCTGAAAAAGACCATCAGGCGCCCTTGAGCCAGTCAGCCGGTCCCGTCATTCTTTTTTTCCTCCTTGGACTTGCAGCCAGCCTGGTCGTGGGGTGGGGCGTTTTCCCCAAGCTCCTGTATTCCCAAAAGAAACAACCCTTCAATTTCGACCATGCCCTTCATGTCGAGGTGGTGGATGCCGGATGCGAAAGCTGTCATTTCTTTCGGGATGACGGCAGTTTTTCCGGCGTGCCGAAACTGGAACAATGTACCGGATGCCATGAGGAGCAGCAGGGTGAGTCGGCCGACGAAAAAACGTTTGTAACCGAATATGTCGCCAAGGGAGTGGAAGTTCCCTGGCTGATATATTCCCGCCAGCCGGACAGTGTGTTCTTTACCCATGCCGCCCATGTCAAAACGGCGAAAATGGAATGTGTCATCTGCCACGGACCCATTGGCGAGTCGGAACAGTCACGCGTTTATGAAGAAAACAGGATTACCGGTTACAGCCGGGACATCTGGGGGAAAAATATTGCCGGGCTCAAGAAAAACAGCTGGGACCGCATGAAAATGGACGATTGTGCCGAGTGCCATGCCGGCCAGATGGATGCAACCGAGAGTGAAGCAGCTAAATCATCGTTGGGCAGATTGTTCACAAACGTTGTGAGCATTCCCTTCCCCAATTCAACCAAAACCGGCAGAAAATCCAGTGTTCAAACCGATAGAGAAGCGTGTTTTGTATGCCACAAATAA
- the ccsB gene encoding c-type cytochrome biogenesis protein CcsB, producing the protein MNSSIILSLTTFIYGFAAFLYIASWVFRKTVFGRIATWTAILGVCGNTLGIVVRWMESYRLGIGHAPLSNLYESLVFFAWTIAVLYLIIERKYKNQTIGVVALPLAFLAIAYASLSPNISDTIQPLLPALKSNWLIAHVMTCFVGYAAFAIAFGLSGMYLLKGRQTDASGTLLSHFPDTSVLDELTHQMVMFGFLFLTIGIITGAVWANSAWGRYWGWDPKETWSLITWFVYATLLHARLMRGWHGKRIAFLSMAGFLAVLFTYFGVNYLPGLHSYGAG; encoded by the coding sequence ATGAACAGTTCCATTATATTATCGCTAACGACTTTTATTTACGGCTTTGCGGCCTTTTTGTATATCGCTTCCTGGGTTTTCAGAAAAACGGTCTTTGGCCGCATAGCAACCTGGACGGCCATACTGGGAGTTTGCGGAAATACCCTGGGGATCGTGGTGCGCTGGATGGAATCCTACCGGCTCGGCATCGGTCACGCGCCCCTTTCAAACCTGTATGAATCGCTTGTTTTCTTTGCCTGGACCATTGCGGTTTTGTATCTTATTATTGAAAGAAAATATAAAAACCAGACGATCGGGGTTGTTGCCCTTCCCCTGGCCTTTCTGGCGATAGCCTATGCGTCCCTGTCCCCTAATATCAGCGACACGATTCAACCGCTGCTGCCCGCCCTTAAAAGTAACTGGCTGATTGCCCATGTCATGACCTGTTTTGTGGGTTATGCCGCTTTTGCCATCGCTTTTGGTTTAAGCGGGATGTACCTTTTAAAGGGGAGGCAAACAGACGCCAGCGGCACCCTGCTGTCTCACTTTCCGGATACAAGCGTACTGGATGAATTGACCCATCAGATGGTGATGTTCGGTTTTCTCTTTCTGACCATCGGGATCATTACGGGTGCGGTTTGGGCCAATTCAGCCTGGGGGCGCTACTGGGGATGGGATCCGAAGGAGACCTGGTCGCTGATCACCTGGTTTGTATACGCTACCTTGCTGCATGCCAGACTCATGCGGGGTTGGCACGGAAAGCGCATCGCCTTTCTGTCAATGGCCGGATTTTTGGCGGTCCTTTTTACCTATTTCGGCGTCAATTACCTGCCGGGCCTGCACAGCTATGGCGCGGGGTGA
- a CDS encoding cytochrome c biogenesis protein ResB, with the protein MEKENVSPNIFDDIWDFFSSVKLTVVVLLSLAVTSIIGTLVPQNEDPAMYFQAFGEVWYRIFHVLDIFDMYHSWWFQFLLLLITVNVIVCSIDRLSATWKIVFAKTPSFQASRFRRLSQKEEFFSDRSQEKLEVLLAPVVAGSFSYSTVEKTDKSTLVFGEKGRWTRLGVYAVHLSVVLLLLGGLIGSIFGFDGFVTIPEGESVGSVQLRNGNAAIPLGFEIRCDDFSVSFYEGGMPREFRSSLTLLEGGQPVKKKDIIVNDPLRYKGINMFQSSYGVLSPKDLTVNFESLESGMNYKKTVKFGEQTDIPEGLGKFVIRDYSGRYRFRGQDVGEAFFGIIVQENKAPTEIVIPARIPGFDKMRKGQVAVSVETYTSRYYTGLQVTRDPGVWVVYAGFILLIVGCFIIFFMSHQRVCVEVVSSGKKSKITVSGFSNKNKLGMQQKVTHLSKKLQGVVNGAPSFSQSEDPS; encoded by the coding sequence ATGGAAAAAGAAAACGTATCACCGAACATTTTTGACGACATATGGGATTTTTTTTCTTCCGTGAAACTGACTGTCGTGGTTTTGCTTTCGTTGGCCGTAACATCAATCATCGGAACACTGGTTCCGCAGAATGAAGACCCGGCCATGTATTTTCAAGCTTTTGGAGAAGTCTGGTACAGAATATTCCATGTTCTCGATATCTTTGATATGTATCATTCCTGGTGGTTTCAGTTTCTGTTGTTGTTGATAACGGTGAACGTGATTGTTTGTTCAATCGACCGACTATCCGCCACCTGGAAAATTGTCTTTGCCAAAACACCGTCCTTCCAAGCTTCCAGATTTCGGCGGCTTTCCCAGAAAGAGGAGTTTTTTTCCGACCGTTCCCAGGAAAAGCTGGAAGTGTTGCTGGCGCCGGTTGTTGCGGGAAGTTTTTCTTACAGCACGGTGGAAAAAACAGATAAAAGCACACTTGTTTTCGGAGAAAAAGGCCGCTGGACCCGGCTGGGGGTGTATGCCGTCCACCTGAGCGTTGTCTTGCTGCTGCTGGGCGGATTGATCGGTTCGATTTTCGGATTTGACGGGTTTGTTACGATTCCTGAAGGGGAATCCGTCGGCAGCGTCCAGCTCAGAAACGGCAATGCCGCCATTCCGCTGGGGTTTGAGATCCGTTGCGATGATTTCAGCGTCAGCTTTTATGAGGGCGGTATGCCCCGGGAATTCCGTTCCAGTCTGACCTTGCTGGAGGGAGGACAACCGGTAAAGAAAAAAGATATCATAGTTAATGACCCCCTGCGGTATAAAGGCATCAACATGTTTCAGTCCAGCTACGGCGTTCTGTCACCGAAGGACTTAACCGTGAACTTTGAAAGCCTGGAATCGGGCATGAACTATAAGAAAACCGTGAAGTTTGGCGAACAGACAGACATTCCGGAAGGGTTGGGCAAGTTTGTCATCAGGGACTATTCCGGCCGTTACAGGTTTCGCGGCCAGGACGTCGGCGAGGCCTTCTTTGGAATCATCGTCCAGGAAAACAAGGCGCCCACTGAAATCGTCATTCCAGCGCGAATTCCCGGGTTTGATAAAATGAGAAAGGGCCAGGTGGCGGTTTCGGTCGAGACTTATACCTCCCGTTATTACACCGGCCTGCAGGTGACAAGAGACCCCGGGGTCTGGGTGGTTTACGCCGGATTTATCCTGCTCATTGTGGGATGCTTTATTATATTTTTCATGTCCCACCAGAGAGTTTGCGTGGAAGTCGTCAGCAGCGGCAAGAAAAGCAAAATAACGGTGTCGGGGTTCAGCAACAAGAACAAGCTGGGGATGCAGCAGAAGGTGACCCATCTTTCCAAAAAATTACAGGGTGTCGTTAACGGTGCCCCATCATTTTCTCAGAGTGAGGATCCATCATGA
- a CDS encoding ABC transporter ATP-binding protein: MIEIRNLTRYFSTKKAVDNISFTVKKGEILGFLGPNGAGKSTTMRMITGFIPPSSGTAIISGFDITGDPISARKRIGYLPENAPVYPDMAVTAYLDFCAQIRGFSGAAKKQKVAEIIERCFLSDVRRQTIHTLSKGFKQRVCFAQSILHDPEYLILDEPTDGLDPNQKHEVRLMIREMSADKVIILSTHILDEVDAVCTRAIIIANGSIVADDTPAGLKTRSSLYGAVSVALQDTEPAALLACLQPISGVKSAEILDDTPRNLMVRVFPENKDLPIADRVMSALSENNFKIKSIFVEQGRLDEVFRTITEIKQTI; encoded by the coding sequence ATGATTGAGATACGCAATCTGACCAGGTATTTTAGCACTAAAAAAGCGGTGGACAACATTTCCTTCACCGTGAAAAAAGGGGAAATTCTGGGTTTTCTGGGACCCAACGGCGCCGGCAAGTCCACCACCATGCGAATGATTACGGGCTTTATCCCGCCATCCAGCGGCACCGCCATCATCAGCGGTTTCGATATTACCGGCGATCCGATTTCAGCCCGCAAACGGATCGGCTACCTGCCTGAAAACGCGCCGGTCTATCCGGACATGGCCGTCACCGCCTATCTGGATTTTTGCGCCCAAATCCGGGGATTTTCAGGCGCCGCTAAAAAACAGAAAGTTGCCGAGATTATTGAGAGGTGTTTCCTTTCAGACGTTCGGCGCCAAACAATCCATACCCTCTCCAAAGGCTTTAAACAGCGCGTCTGTTTTGCCCAAAGCATTCTTCATGATCCGGAGTATCTCATTCTGGATGAACCCACCGACGGGCTCGATCCCAACCAGAAACACGAAGTCCGGCTCATGATTCGTGAAATGAGTGCCGACAAGGTCATTATCCTGTCCACCCATATCCTGGATGAAGTCGACGCCGTCTGCACCCGCGCCATCATCATCGCCAACGGATCGATAGTGGCGGACGATACGCCCGCCGGACTCAAAACCCGATCCTCCCTTTACGGAGCCGTTTCCGTGGCCCTGCAGGATACGGAACCGGCGGCGCTGTTGGCCTGTCTGCAGCCCATCAGCGGCGTGAAATCGGCAGAGATTCTGGACGACACCCCACGCAATCTAATGGTCCGGGTGTTTCCGGAAAATAAAGATTTACCCATAGCGGATCGGGTAATGTCGGCCCTGTCTGAAAACAATTTTAAGATCAAATCCATTTTTGTTGAACAGGGCCGACTGGACGAAGTCTTTCGCACGATCACTGAAATTAAACAGACGATATAA
- a CDS encoding ABC transporter permease subunit codes for MRIHESATNIKAIFKRELSGYFSSPVAYVFIVIFLLLLGFFTFYVSNFFEMGQADLRSFFSWHPWVYLLMIPALAMRLWAEERRLGTIELILTFPVSITDAIIGKFLAAWVFVGVSLFFTFPMVLTVIYLGEPDIGAILCAYVGSFLMAGAFLSVGVMTSSLTKSQVISFIVAVVICLFFVLAGFPPVTNAMSDWAPLWLINLISKTSFLFHFISIERGVLDLRDVLYYVSVIFFMLFLNGLVIRNRSAS; via the coding sequence ATGAGAATACATGAGTCCGCCACAAATATTAAGGCAATCTTTAAAAGAGAACTTTCAGGATATTTCAGCTCTCCCGTTGCCTATGTGTTTATTGTAATCTTTTTACTGCTGCTGGGATTTTTCACATTCTATGTCAGCAATTTTTTTGAAATGGGCCAGGCCGATCTGAGAAGTTTTTTTTCGTGGCACCCCTGGGTTTATCTGTTGATGATCCCCGCGCTGGCCATGCGGCTCTGGGCGGAAGAAAGACGGCTGGGGACCATTGAGCTGATATTGACCTTTCCCGTTTCCATAACCGACGCCATCATCGGCAAATTTCTGGCCGCGTGGGTTTTTGTCGGCGTCTCTCTGTTCTTTACCTTTCCCATGGTGTTGACCGTGATCTATCTGGGCGAACCGGATATCGGGGCCATTTTATGTGCGTACGTAGGAAGCTTTCTGATGGCCGGCGCATTTTTAAGCGTCGGTGTCATGACGTCATCACTGACAAAAAGCCAGGTCATCAGTTTTATAGTGGCCGTCGTTATTTGTCTGTTTTTTGTTCTGGCCGGGTTTCCGCCGGTAACAAACGCCATGTCCGATTGGGCGCCGCTGTGGCTGATAAACCTGATTTCAAAAACGAGCTTTTTGTTTCATTTTATCTCTATCGAACGCGGGGTGCTGGATCTGCGGGATGTCCTGTATTACGTTTCCGTTATTTTTTTCATGTTATTTTTAAATGGTCTGGTGATACGGAACCGCAGCGCATCATAA